The Pseudomonas fulva 12-X sequence ACATCGACGCCAGCGACTTCGAGGAAACCCCGCCGGATGGCTACAAGCGCCTGATCCCTGGTGGTGAAGTGCGCCTGCGTGGCAGTTACGTGATCCGCGCCGACGAAGCGGTCAAGGACGCCGCCGGCAACATCGTCGAACTGCGTTGCTCCTATGACGAGAACACCCTGGGCAAGAACCCGGAAGGCCGCAAGGTCAAGGGCGTGATCCACTGGGTGCCGGCTGCCGAGAGCGTCGAGTGCGAAGTGCGCCTGTACGATCGTCTGTTCCGCTCGGCCAACCCGGAGAAGGCCGAGGAGGGCGGCAGCTTCCTCGACAACATCAACCCGGATTCGCTGGTGGTGCTCAGTGGCTGCCGCGCCGAGCCGTCGCTGGCCAAGGCCGGCGCTGACGACCGCTTCCAGTTCGAGCGTGAGGGCTACTTCTGCCTCGACAAGGATTCGACCGACAGTGCGCTGGTTTTCAACCGTACCGTCACATTGCGCGACTCGTGGGGTCAGTAATGGCACTGTCGATCTACAACACGCTCAGCAAGGTCAAGGAACCCTTCAAACCGCTTGAAGGCAACAGCGTGCGCATGTACGTGTGCGGCATGACCGTGTACGACTTCTGCCACATCGGCCACGCCCGGGTGATGGTTGCCTTCGACGTGGTCACTCGCTGGCTGCGCCATCGCGGCTATGACGTGACCTACGTGCGCAACATCACCGACATCGACGACAAGATCATCAAACGCGCCAATGAGAACGGCGAGCCGTTCGAGGCGCTGGTCGAACGCATGATCGCGGCGATGCACGAGGACGAAGGTCGTCTGAACGTGCTGCGCCCGGACATCGAGCCGCGCGCCACCGGGCATATCGCCGGCATGCACCAGATGATCCAGACCCTGATCGACAAGGGCTACGCCTACGCGCCGGGCAATGGCGACGTGTATTACCGCGTCACCAAGTTCGAAACCTACGGCAAACTGTCGCGTCGCAAGATCGACGAACTGAAGATCGGTGCGCGCATCGAGGTCGACGAAGTCAAGGAAGACCCGCTGGACTTCGTGCTGTGGAAAGCCGCCAAGCCGGGCGAGCCGAGCTGGGAGTCGCCGTGGGGCAAGGGCCGGCCGGGTTGGCACATCGAGTGCTCGGTGATGTCCACCTGCTGCCTGGGCGAGACCTTCGACATTCACGGCGGTGGCCCTGACCTGGTGTTCCCGCACCATGAGAACGAGATCGCCCAGAGTGAGGCGGCCACCGGCAAGCAGTACGCCAATGCCTGGATGCACGCCGGTGCGGTGCGTGTGGACGGCGAGAAGATGTCCAAGAGCCTGGGCAACTTCTTCACCATCCGCGAGGTGCTGGAGAAGTACCACCCCGAAGTGGTGCGCTACCTGCTGGTGTCCAGCCACTACCGCAGCCCGATCAACTATTCGGAAGAGAGCCTGCGCGAAGCCAAGGGCGCCCTGGAGCGTTTCTACAATGGCCTCAAGGGTCTGCCGCAGGCTCAGCCTGCCGGTGGCGCGGCCTTCGTCGAGCGCTTTGCCGCGGCGATGGACGACGACTTCAACTCGCCCGAAGCCTGCGCCGTGCTGTTCGAGATGATTCGCGAGATCAATCGCCTGCGTGAAAGCGACCTGCAAGCTGCTGCCGGTTTGGCCGCTCAGCTAAAGGCGCTGGCCGGTCTGCTCGGTGTGTTGCAACTGGAGCCGGATGCCTTCCTCAAGGCCGGCGCCGAAGGTAAGGTCGACGCCGCCGAGGTCGAGGCGCTGATCGCCGCTCGCCTGCAGGCCCGTGCCGACAAGAACTGGGCAGAGAGTGACCGCATCCGTGACCAGATCACTGCGCTCGGCGTGGTGCTCGAGGATGGCAAGGGCGGCACCACCTGGCGCCTCGCCGAGTAATCGCCCGCCGCATCG is a genomic window containing:
- the cysS gene encoding cysteine--tRNA ligase, which produces MALSIYNTLSKVKEPFKPLEGNSVRMYVCGMTVYDFCHIGHARVMVAFDVVTRWLRHRGYDVTYVRNITDIDDKIIKRANENGEPFEALVERMIAAMHEDEGRLNVLRPDIEPRATGHIAGMHQMIQTLIDKGYAYAPGNGDVYYRVTKFETYGKLSRRKIDELKIGARIEVDEVKEDPLDFVLWKAAKPGEPSWESPWGKGRPGWHIECSVMSTCCLGETFDIHGGGPDLVFPHHENEIAQSEAATGKQYANAWMHAGAVRVDGEKMSKSLGNFFTIREVLEKYHPEVVRYLLVSSHYRSPINYSEESLREAKGALERFYNGLKGLPQAQPAGGAAFVERFAAAMDDDFNSPEACAVLFEMIREINRLRESDLQAAAGLAAQLKALAGLLGVLQLEPDAFLKAGAEGKVDAAEVEALIAARLQARADKNWAESDRIRDQITALGVVLEDGKGGTTWRLAE